Proteins found in one Micromonospora sp. WMMD1082 genomic segment:
- the uxaC gene encoding glucuronate isomerase, protein MPTSTRPDLLLPAEPGQRALARELYALVAQLPIISPHGHVDPAMLAEDQPFPDPSQLLIVPDHYVTRMLLSQGVAPGELGVPSHDGSPVETDGRRIWRRFADHWHLFRGTPSRLWLEQTFTEVFGVDTRLTRQTADEVYDALAARLAEPDFRPRALFERFNIEVLATTESPLDDLGRHAKLAADGWGGPGGRVVTTFRPDNVVDPDFEGWSDNVDRLGEIAGEDTGTYAGYLAALRSRRAAFIGAGATSSDHGHPTARTLDLGAGAATLFDRLRRGAAEPGDAEAFRAHMLVEFARMSLDDGLVMQLHPGAVRNHNRWLHARHGRDVGGDIPQVTEYVHALAPLLDAYGNDPRLRVVLYTLDEDTFTRELAPLAGGYAALLLGAPWWFLDSPEVLRRFRETVTETAGFYNTAGFVDDTRAFCSIPVRHDVARRIDAGFLARLVAEHRLPMDEAAETVVDLAYRLPKQVFKFGEAR, encoded by the coding sequence GTGCCCACCTCGACCCGACCCGACCTGCTCCTCCCCGCCGAGCCGGGCCAACGCGCGCTGGCCCGGGAGTTGTACGCGCTGGTGGCGCAGCTGCCCATCATCTCACCGCACGGGCACGTCGACCCGGCGATGCTGGCCGAGGACCAGCCGTTCCCCGACCCGTCCCAGTTGCTCATCGTGCCCGACCACTACGTGACCCGGATGCTGCTCAGCCAGGGCGTCGCCCCGGGCGAGCTGGGCGTGCCCAGCCACGACGGCAGCCCGGTGGAGACCGACGGGCGGCGGATCTGGCGCCGCTTCGCCGACCACTGGCACCTGTTCCGGGGCACCCCGTCGCGGCTGTGGCTGGAGCAGACCTTCACCGAGGTGTTCGGCGTCGACACCCGACTCACCCGGCAGACCGCCGACGAGGTGTACGACGCGCTGGCCGCCCGGCTCGCCGAGCCCGACTTCCGGCCCCGGGCGCTGTTCGAGCGGTTCAACATCGAGGTGCTCGCCACCACCGAGTCCCCCCTGGACGACCTGGGCCGGCACGCCAAGCTCGCCGCCGACGGCTGGGGCGGTCCGGGCGGGCGGGTGGTCACCACGTTCCGCCCGGACAACGTGGTGGACCCGGACTTCGAGGGCTGGTCGGACAATGTCGACCGGCTCGGCGAGATCGCCGGGGAGGACACCGGTACGTACGCCGGCTACCTGGCCGCCCTGCGCTCGCGCCGGGCCGCGTTCATCGGCGCGGGTGCCACCTCCTCCGACCACGGCCACCCCACCGCCCGCACCCTCGACCTGGGCGCCGGCGCGGCGACGCTGTTCGACCGGCTCCGCCGGGGCGCGGCGGAGCCCGGCGACGCCGAGGCGTTCCGCGCCCACATGCTGGTGGAGTTCGCCCGGATGTCGCTCGACGACGGCCTGGTCATGCAGCTGCACCCGGGCGCGGTGCGCAACCACAACCGGTGGCTGCACGCCCGGCACGGCCGCGACGTCGGCGGCGACATCCCGCAGGTCACCGAGTACGTGCACGCCCTCGCCCCGCTGCTGGACGCGTACGGCAACGATCCCCGGCTGCGGGTGGTGCTCTACACCCTCGACGAGGACACCTTCACCCGGGAACTGGCGCCGCTGGCCGGCGGATACGCCGCCCTGCTGCTCGGCGCGCCCTGGTGGTTCCTGGACTCCCCCGAGGTGCTGCGCCGGTTCCGCGAGACGGTCACCGAGACGGCCGGCTTCTACAACACCGCCGGGTTCGTCGACGACACCCGGGCGTTCTGCTCCATCCCGGTCCGCCACGACGTGGCGCGCCGCATCGACGCCGGCTTCCTGGCCCGGCTGGTCGCCGAGCACCGGTTGCCCATGGACGAGGCGGCCGAGACCGTCGTCGACCTCGCGTACCGGCTGCCGAAGCAGGTCTTCAAGTTCGGGGAGGCACGGTGA
- a CDS encoding Gfo/Idh/MocA family oxidoreductase, with the protein MSPQPGRRSRHAVVGTGARAEMFVRALVRDHADTAELVAFADVNQARMDAHNRWLGELGHPPVPTYQAGDFTAMLAKERVDVVLVTSVDVTHDQYVVAALEAGCDVVTEKPMTTDAPRCQRILDAVRRTGRRVTVAFNYRYNPLHEQLRRLLAEGAVGEIGSVHFEWLLDVRHGADYFRRWHRDKASSGGLMVHKASHHFDLVNWWLDATPVQVYAAGRLFFYGAAGRRHGYARDYDRAHGSPAADDDPFALRLAEHPRLRELYLDAEAVDGYHRDRNVFAPGVSIEDDMAVLATYSTGATMTYHLTAYAPWEGYRVMVNGSRGRLELEVTESEFVSPAAAGALKGAALHGDQAAAEGGAATLTLRPFWSPPQRIEVDGYTRHGHGGADARMTRVLFGGVPDPLHRAASARDGALALLTGLAANRSFDTGAPVRVADLLTLD; encoded by the coding sequence GTGTCACCGCAACCCGGCAGGCGATCCCGGCACGCCGTGGTCGGCACCGGCGCCCGCGCCGAGATGTTCGTCCGGGCCCTGGTCCGCGACCACGCGGACACCGCCGAGTTGGTCGCCTTCGCCGACGTCAACCAGGCCCGGATGGACGCGCACAACCGGTGGCTCGGCGAGCTGGGCCACCCGCCGGTGCCGACGTACCAGGCCGGTGACTTCACCGCGATGCTGGCCAAGGAGCGCGTCGACGTGGTGCTGGTGACCTCGGTGGACGTCACCCACGACCAGTACGTGGTGGCCGCTCTGGAGGCCGGTTGCGACGTGGTCACCGAGAAGCCGATGACCACCGACGCGCCGCGCTGCCAGCGCATCCTCGACGCGGTGCGGCGCACCGGCCGGCGGGTGACGGTGGCCTTCAACTACCGCTACAACCCGCTGCACGAGCAGCTGCGCCGGCTGCTCGCCGAGGGCGCGGTCGGTGAGATCGGCTCGGTGCACTTCGAGTGGCTGCTGGACGTGCGCCACGGCGCCGACTACTTCCGCCGCTGGCACCGGGACAAGGCCAGCTCCGGCGGGCTGATGGTGCACAAGGCCAGCCACCACTTCGACCTGGTCAACTGGTGGCTGGACGCCACGCCCGTGCAGGTCTATGCCGCCGGCCGGCTGTTCTTCTACGGTGCCGCCGGCCGCCGGCACGGCTACGCCCGGGACTACGACCGGGCGCACGGCAGCCCGGCCGCCGACGACGACCCGTTCGCGCTGCGCCTGGCCGAGCATCCCCGGCTGCGGGAGCTGTATCTCGACGCCGAGGCCGTCGACGGGTACCACCGCGACCGCAACGTCTTCGCCCCCGGGGTGAGCATCGAGGACGACATGGCGGTGCTGGCCACCTACTCCACCGGCGCGACCATGACCTACCACCTCACCGCGTACGCGCCCTGGGAGGGTTACCGGGTGATGGTCAACGGCAGCCGGGGCCGGCTCGAACTGGAGGTCACCGAGAGCGAGTTCGTCAGCCCGGCCGCGGCCGGCGCGCTCAAGGGGGCCGCCCTGCACGGCGACCAGGCCGCCGCCGAGGGCGGCGCGGCTACCCTGACCCTGCGCCCCTTCTGGTCTCCACCCCAGCGCATCGAGGTCGACGGGTACACCCGGCACGGCCACGGCGGGGCGGACGCCCGGATGACCCGGGTGCTGTTCGGCGGCGTACCCGATCCACTGCATCGCGCGGCCAGCGCCCGCGACGGCGCGCTGGCCCTGCTCACCGGCCTGGCCGCCAACCGGTCCTTCGACACCGGCGCCCCCGTGCGGGTCGCCGACCTGCTCACCCTCGACTGA
- a CDS encoding LacI family DNA-binding transcriptional regulator, with amino-acid sequence MPVTIRDVARASGVHISTVSRTFSAPHLVNPETRVRVLACAEDLGYRPNRAARALITGRTHNIGLIIADIANPFFPPLIKAAESQARHRDYHVFVADTNEDAAAEEELVHALAKQVDGVLLCSPRMSNSLIEQLSREVPLVVVNRQLAGLPCVLMDVGQGARSAIEHLAGLGHREIALLGGPRGSWTSREIRRAASAAARAAGADLTVLGPNPPTETGGLAQAEQVRRAGVTAVLAYNDLMAIGLLEGLDALGVRVPQEVSVVGVDDISLSRLTRPKLTTVATPTAAAGRTAVDMLLQQDTEAPRTGRGSGAGVAVGVRRTTAQVMLQTELVIRDSTAPGPYAGRERPGAAAAGPGPHRRADPGSPIVAAGDVVAS; translated from the coding sequence ATGCCAGTCACCATCCGGGATGTCGCGCGGGCCTCCGGAGTGCACATCTCCACGGTCTCCCGCACCTTCTCCGCACCCCACCTGGTCAACCCGGAGACCCGGGTACGGGTGCTGGCGTGCGCCGAGGATCTGGGTTACCGGCCCAACCGGGCCGCCCGCGCACTCATCACCGGCCGTACGCACAACATCGGGCTGATCATCGCCGACATCGCCAACCCGTTCTTCCCGCCGCTGATCAAGGCGGCGGAGAGCCAGGCCCGCCACCGCGACTACCACGTCTTCGTGGCCGACACCAACGAGGACGCCGCCGCCGAGGAGGAACTGGTCCACGCCCTGGCCAAGCAGGTCGACGGGGTGCTGCTGTGCAGCCCCCGGATGAGCAACAGCCTGATCGAGCAGCTCAGCCGGGAGGTCCCGCTGGTGGTGGTCAACCGCCAGCTGGCCGGCCTGCCGTGCGTACTGATGGACGTCGGGCAGGGCGCGCGGTCGGCCATCGAGCACCTGGCCGGGCTGGGCCACCGGGAGATCGCCCTGCTCGGCGGGCCGCGCGGCTCCTGGACCAGCCGGGAGATCCGGCGGGCCGCCAGCGCGGCGGCCCGGGCCGCCGGGGCCGACCTGACCGTGCTCGGCCCCAACCCGCCCACCGAGACGGGCGGTCTGGCCCAGGCGGAGCAGGTCCGCCGGGCCGGCGTCACCGCCGTGCTCGCCTACAACGACCTGATGGCGATCGGCCTCCTCGAAGGGCTCGACGCACTCGGGGTCCGGGTGCCGCAGGAGGTCAGTGTCGTGGGGGTCGACGACATCTCCCTCAGCCGGCTGACCCGCCCCAAGCTGACGACGGTGGCCACGCCTACCGCGGCCGCCGGCCGGACGGCCGTCGACATGTTGCTGCAACAGGACACCGAGGCTCCGCGCACCGGGCGGGGCAGCGGTGCCGGGGTGGCTGTCGGCGTCCGTCGTACCACCGCACAGGTAATGCTCCAGACCGAGTTGGTCATCCGCGACTCCACCGCGCCGGGCCCCTATGCCGGCCGGGAACGTCCCGGTGCCGCTGCCGCAGGCCCGGGCCCGCATCGCCGTGCGGACCCGGGCAGCCCGATCGTGGCCGCCGGTGACGTCGTCGCCTCCTAA
- a CDS encoding extracellular solute-binding protein has translation MHPATHPTASAPDGRTYRTPLLRRRLLRGLLAAVVALPMVGAAAACGDDAGSDGKTKVSIFWWGGEARAQLTEQALDLYTQKNPDVEFEKTWQANQGYFDKLATLTAGGNPPDIFQIDDNFLAEYAARNTTLDLTPYQDSGDLDTSKFPPSLLQYGVVDGKLAGLASGENTQGLVYNKTLLTNNGLPEPTTGMSWEEHIAWAEAVSKKTGVPGTQDPSADYKAFWVWLRQQGKDLYSGTDLGFTAEDVTKWFELWKGARDRGATPPADVIHEGNATDITKQLVVTGKAGTSWVWVNQMPELKKNTADELGVIAYPGDPSAQWARASMYWSVFRGSKNADIAVDVINFLANDPDAVKLLGTDRGLPSNLDLRQVVSDGTTDEAMKQSIAVETELAETFGESPQVPIKGHSKVRAELTKAAENAQYGRATPAEAAAQFVEACKAAIAS, from the coding sequence ATGCACCCCGCAACGCACCCCACCGCCAGCGCGCCCGACGGGCGCACCTACCGTACCCCCCTGCTCCGCCGCCGGTTGCTGCGCGGCCTGCTCGCCGCGGTCGTGGCCCTGCCGATGGTCGGCGCGGCCGCGGCCTGCGGCGACGACGCCGGATCCGACGGCAAGACCAAGGTCTCCATCTTCTGGTGGGGCGGTGAGGCCCGGGCCCAGCTGACCGAGCAGGCGTTGGACCTCTACACGCAGAAGAACCCCGACGTGGAGTTCGAGAAGACCTGGCAGGCCAACCAGGGCTACTTCGACAAGCTGGCCACGCTGACCGCCGGCGGCAACCCGCCGGACATCTTCCAGATCGACGACAACTTCCTCGCCGAGTACGCGGCCCGCAACACCACCCTGGACCTCACGCCGTACCAGGACTCCGGTGACCTGGACACCTCGAAGTTCCCGCCCAGCCTGCTCCAGTACGGCGTGGTCGACGGCAAGCTCGCCGGCCTGGCCTCCGGGGAGAACACCCAGGGCCTGGTCTACAACAAGACGCTGCTGACCAACAACGGCCTGCCCGAGCCGACCACCGGGATGAGCTGGGAGGAGCACATCGCCTGGGCCGAGGCGGTCAGCAAGAAGACCGGCGTCCCCGGCACCCAGGACCCCAGCGCCGACTACAAGGCGTTCTGGGTCTGGCTGCGCCAGCAGGGCAAGGACCTCTACTCCGGCACCGACCTCGGGTTCACCGCCGAGGACGTGACCAAGTGGTTCGAGCTGTGGAAGGGCGCGCGGGACCGGGGCGCCACGCCCCCCGCCGACGTCATCCACGAGGGCAACGCCACCGACATCACCAAGCAGCTCGTGGTCACCGGCAAGGCCGGCACCAGTTGGGTCTGGGTCAACCAGATGCCCGAGCTGAAGAAGAACACCGCCGACGAGCTGGGCGTCATCGCCTACCCGGGTGACCCGAGCGCCCAGTGGGCCCGCGCCTCGATGTACTGGTCGGTCTTCCGGGGCAGCAAGAACGCCGACATCGCGGTGGACGTGATCAACTTCCTGGCCAACGACCCGGACGCGGTCAAGCTGCTCGGCACCGACCGTGGCCTGCCGTCCAACCTGGACCTGCGCCAGGTGGTCAGCGACGGCACCACCGACGAGGCGATGAAGCAGTCGATCGCCGTGGAGACCGAGCTGGCCGAGACGTTCGGCGAGTCGCCCCAGGTGCCGATCAAGGGCCACAGCAAGGTCCGCGCCGAGCTGACCAAGGCCGCCGAGAACGCCCAGTACGGCCGGGCCACCCCGGCCGAGGCCGCCGCCCAGTTCGTCGAGGCATGCAAGGCGGCAATCGCCTCCTGA
- a CDS encoding sugar ABC transporter permease — MALTTAPDPTRRGTGSVRPDATRRGTGRIRHGEGLAGYVFLSPWLIGLMGITAIPMLLSLYLSFTNYDILTPWSEVEWIGLANYERMFTSDPSWRHSVRVTLSFALIAVPLKLAAALGVALLLNRAWRGVGLFRGLFYLPSLLGGSVALAIVWVNMFNREGAFNSFLALFGIQGKPWVNDPDWALETLMVLAIWQFGAPMVIFLAGLKQVPTELYEAASVDGAGKVRQFVNVTLPMLSPVIFFNLVLETINGFQGFTAAFVLSNGTGGPVDSTLMYTLNLYITGFTDLEMGYASAMAWVFLIAIAIITAIFFSTGRFWVHYSDGEDR; from the coding sequence GTGGCCCTGACCACGGCGCCCGACCCGACCCGACGCGGCACCGGATCCGTCCGGCCCGACGCCACACGGCGCGGGACCGGACGGATCCGGCACGGAGAAGGTCTGGCCGGATACGTCTTCCTGTCGCCCTGGCTCATCGGTCTGATGGGCATCACGGCGATACCCATGCTGTTGTCGCTGTACCTCAGCTTCACCAACTACGACATCCTCACGCCGTGGTCCGAGGTGGAGTGGATCGGGCTGGCCAACTACGAACGCATGTTCACCAGCGATCCGTCCTGGCGGCACTCGGTGCGGGTCACGCTCAGCTTCGCCCTCATCGCCGTACCGCTGAAGCTGGCCGCGGCGCTCGGAGTGGCCCTGCTGCTCAACCGGGCCTGGCGCGGCGTCGGGCTGTTCCGCGGCCTGTTCTACCTGCCCTCGCTGCTCGGCGGCAGCGTGGCGCTGGCCATCGTCTGGGTGAACATGTTCAACCGGGAGGGGGCGTTCAACTCCTTTCTTGCCCTGTTCGGGATCCAGGGCAAGCCGTGGGTCAACGACCCGGACTGGGCGCTGGAGACGCTGATGGTGCTGGCGATCTGGCAGTTCGGCGCACCGATGGTGATCTTCCTGGCCGGGCTCAAGCAGGTGCCGACCGAACTGTACGAGGCCGCCTCGGTCGACGGGGCCGGCAAGGTCCGGCAGTTCGTCAACGTGACGCTGCCGATGCTCTCCCCGGTGATCTTCTTCAACCTGGTGCTGGAGACCATCAACGGCTTCCAGGGCTTCACCGCCGCGTTCGTGCTCAGCAACGGCACCGGCGGGCCGGTCGACTCGACCCTGATGTACACGCTCAACCTCTACATCACCGGCTTCACCGACCTGGAGATGGGCTACGCCTCCGCGATGGCCTGGGTGTTCCTGATCGCCATCGCGATCATCACGGCGATCTTCTTCAGCACCGGCCGGTTCTGGGTGCACTACTCCGACGGGGAGGACCGCTGA
- a CDS encoding carbohydrate ABC transporter permease, whose protein sequence is MVASTVAPPAATRPHRPRSRSWLRLVVLLAIVVVVLYPLIWMIGTSVKSPEEIVNNIGLLPQRFTPGNYTDGWHNFDVSFGRFFLNSATVSLLTVVGNAVSCLLAAYAFARLRFRLRGMWFAVMIGTLLLPGHVLIVPQYILFRTLGLVGGDWPYLPLLIPQFLATEAFFVFLMVQFMRGIPRELDEAARIDGANAFGIFRHVILPLSRPALVTTAIFSFIWTWNDFFRQLVFLSQLSDYTVPVALTLFIDSTSQSAVGPMFAMSVLSLLPVFVFFVAFQRMLVEGINTSGLKG, encoded by the coding sequence ATGGTGGCGAGCACCGTTGCCCCGCCCGCGGCGACCCGCCCGCACCGCCCGCGCAGCCGTTCCTGGCTGCGGCTGGTCGTGCTGCTGGCCATCGTTGTGGTTGTGCTCTACCCGCTGATCTGGATGATCGGGACCTCCGTCAAGTCACCGGAGGAGATCGTCAACAACATCGGCCTGCTGCCGCAGCGGTTCACCCCCGGCAACTACACCGACGGGTGGCACAACTTCGACGTCAGCTTCGGCCGGTTCTTTCTCAACAGCGCCACGGTCAGCCTGCTCACCGTGGTCGGCAACGCGGTGAGCTGCCTGCTGGCCGCGTACGCCTTCGCCCGGCTGAGGTTCCGGCTGCGCGGGATGTGGTTCGCCGTGATGATCGGCACCCTGCTGCTGCCGGGTCACGTGCTGATCGTGCCGCAGTACATCCTCTTCCGCACCCTCGGCCTGGTCGGCGGGGACTGGCCGTACCTCCCACTGCTGATCCCGCAGTTCCTCGCCACGGAGGCGTTCTTCGTCTTCCTGATGGTGCAGTTCATGCGCGGCATCCCCCGCGAACTGGACGAGGCGGCCCGGATCGACGGCGCCAACGCGTTCGGCATCTTCCGGCACGTGATCCTGCCGCTGAGCCGGCCCGCCCTGGTCACCACCGCGATCTTCTCGTTCATCTGGACCTGGAACGACTTCTTCCGGCAACTGGTCTTCCTGTCCCAGCTGAGCGACTACACCGTCCCGGTGGCGCTGACCCTGTTCATCGACTCGACCAGCCAGAGCGCGGTCGGGCCGATGTTCGCGATGTCGGTGCTGTCGCTGTTGCCGGTCTTCGTGTTCTTCGTCGCCTTCCAGCGGATGCTCGTCGAGGGGATCAACACCAGTGGACTCAAGGGCTGA
- a CDS encoding PmoA family protein encodes MTAADPHWPVAAGDDPHLLVGGTPVARYVLARDLDATHGPRPYLHPVRTLAGTPVTDALPADHVWHLGASLAVQDVDGTNLWGGRTYVRDVGYTWRADHGRIVHTGWAHRAPDRLDHHLHWCDPAGGILLAERRTLAASAVPGQGSAWRLDVTSTLTAPDDRDVTLGSPATNGRPGGAGYGGFFWRAVAAEPPEVFTASSDGEEAVNGGDQPWLALRGRAPEGGAYTLVFSGLGPGDRWFVRTTMYPGVCAAFAFAETATVPAGTSRHGHYRVIVADGTLDRATAAALTDGL; translated from the coding sequence GTGACCGCCGCCGACCCGCACTGGCCGGTCGCGGCCGGCGACGATCCGCACCTGCTCGTCGGCGGTACGCCGGTCGCCCGGTACGTGCTCGCTCGCGACCTCGACGCGACGCACGGGCCCCGGCCCTACCTGCACCCGGTGCGCACGCTGGCCGGCACCCCGGTGACCGATGCGCTGCCCGCCGACCACGTCTGGCACCTCGGTGCCTCGCTGGCCGTGCAGGACGTCGACGGCACCAACCTCTGGGGCGGGCGGACGTACGTGCGCGACGTCGGGTACACCTGGCGCGCCGACCACGGCCGGATCGTGCACACCGGATGGGCGCACCGGGCACCCGACCGTCTCGACCACCACCTGCACTGGTGCGACCCCGCCGGGGGGATCCTGCTCGCCGAGCGGCGCACGCTGGCCGCCTCGGCGGTGCCCGGCCAGGGGAGCGCGTGGCGGCTCGACGTCACCAGCACCCTCACCGCGCCCGACGACCGCGATGTCACGCTGGGCAGCCCGGCCACCAACGGCCGCCCCGGCGGGGCCGGCTACGGCGGGTTCTTCTGGCGGGCCGTGGCGGCCGAGCCACCCGAGGTGTTCACCGCCTCGTCCGACGGCGAGGAGGCGGTCAACGGCGGTGACCAGCCGTGGCTGGCGCTGCGCGGGCGGGCACCGGAGGGTGGGGCGTACACCCTGGTCTTCAGCGGTCTCGGGCCCGGGGACCGGTGGTTCGTGCGGACCACGATGTACCCGGGGGTCTGCGCGGCCTTCGCCTTCGCCGAGACCGCGACCGTCCCCGCCGGCACCAGCCGGCACGGCCACTACCGGGTGATCGTCGCCGACGGGACGCTCGACCGCGCCACCGCCGCCGCCCTGACGGACGGACTCTGA